The genomic DNA CGCAGATAGGCGATCAAATCGTCGACTTCATCGTCGCTCAACTTCGGCAGCCCCGAAACCTTCTCAGGACTGTGCAAGTCGGTCAGCACACGCTCCAGCGATTTCGCTCGGCCGCTGTGCATCCAACGCACCTTGCGATAGGTGCCACGCAGCGTCGGCGTGTTGTAGCCGTCGTAATGATCCGACTTGGAACCGGTTCCCACATCGTGGATCTCGCCGTCGGTAAACTGCGGTCCGCTGTGGCAATCGGCACACGCGGCACGGCTGCTATGAAACAGTTCCTTGCCCCGCTGCGCCGCGGCCGAAAGCGTACCATCGGGCCCGATAAACGGATTCGGCGGGCTCGGCATCGTGCTCAGAAACTCGATCAACGCATCGGTTTGCGTCTGCGTCGGCTGCTTCCCCTGCATCGTCACCGTAAACGACTTCTTCATCGCATCGTCCAGATCCTCCTGCCAACCGTGCCACGTCCAAGGGCCGGTCTGCGTCAGTTCATACAACGGCAGGACAGTCTTCAACGTCATCTCGGTGCCATCGTTCCAGGTATCCATCGGTCGCGAATTGATCCCGCCGTTTTGATGGCACGAGTGACAGCTGTACCATTGATCCAGGCTATGCTGTGCGTCGTAGAAGATCGCCATCCCCTGCCGCGCGGGCGATGGAGTCGACGGCCCACCGAGATCGATCTCGCGGACAACTTGTTTCGTATTCAAGTCGACCGACTGCAGAGAGTTCTTCAGATAGTTGGCGACATAAACCGTTTGATTGTCCGATGCGATCTCCAGTCCCATCGGCCGACCGCCAACGTCGATCCGACTGAATCGATCCCGATCGCGCTGCAACCGTCGATCGATCAGATCGCCGGGCCCACCGGTCGAGACAAAAGGAAGATCGGGCAAGCGATAGACGAGCAATTCGTGTGTCCCCGACGAGGACGCAACCAAACGCTGGCCGTCGCCGCTGATCGCCAAGCCATGCGGATCGGCCACCGCCATCTCGGGCACATCCAACGAGATCGCCTCGCGATACGAAGCTCCATCCAGACGGACGCGGCCGATTCGGCTGGCCAAAATCCAACCCCGTTGAATGTTGTCGCGAGTGATTGGATTGGTGCGATAGATCATCCAAGTGAAGTAGGCGTATTGCCCGTCGGCTGATGGCGTCATGTGTCCAATGTTCACGCCGTTAGCCAACGGCTCCTCATACAGCGGTTCAGCCGTTGCGGTGTCGATGACTTCGATCTCGGCATCGCCGCTGGAACCGACAGCCAGTCGTGTTCCATCGGGCGAGAGCGTTAGATAACGCGGCCAATTCCCAACGTCGATTCGGCGGACGACCGACAGGCTGCGAAGATCGACTTGCGCGACCTGAGCCGCTGCGGTCAGTCCCACGTAAACAGTTCGGTTGTCCGGGGCGATCGCAAAACCTTGCGGATGCCCGCCGACGTGAACCGATCCGATGGCGGCAAGTTTGCCATCGCGAATCGCCAGCAGACTCAGTTCCCCCGACCACTGATTGGTCGCCAAAACCGTAGTCCCATCGGGCGTGAAGTCGATGTGTGCTGGATGGCTTCCAATCCGAAGCTCGTCGACCACACGTCCCGCGGCGGCGTCGATCAACGACACGCTGCCGGAGGTTTCGTTGGCGGTGACCAGCCACTTTCCATCGGGCGAGAGGGCCAAGTCGACGGGCGAACGATCGATCGATGGATCGATCACGTCCGCTCGAGCCGCAACCGCAGCTCCGCAACCGACAGCCAAACTCAGGTAAACCAACGTCAGCAACAAGGCTCGCGATCGAGATTGCATAAAGCGGTTCCGGTGGGATTTCGGGAAGGAAGGAGTAAAGGATCGGGGCACGGCTCCAATCCGTTTCGCGTTTCCATCGCGGAGATCAACCGGCACACGCTAGCGTCCGATTCGCCCCAATGGAAACCACCTCGACGCAGTGCATTGTATCAACCAAGGTTCCCACTGTCCGCGCCGATCCTTGCAACGAATCAACTGGGCAGTAGCAAACCGCTGCGGGGCTCGGCGGTTTGCTTGCGCCGCGCCTTGATCCGCACATAGGGAGCGATATAGCTGGCTCGGTGCGCGAACGCCCCCGGTTCGGCATCGGGCTTGGTGTGCATCGGTTCGACAAGATCTTCGATCACCATCCCGGCGCGGCAGATTCCGCCAACGATCTGTTCCCAGCGATGCAGGTATTCGATCGCGCGATCCTCCCGCAACCGCTTGGCGGCGTGCGTCTTCTCCGTCGCCGCGGGGATCGCTTGCTGCCGGTAATAGGTGTGCTGTACCGCATAATGTCCGCTAGCCGATGGGGACAGCGTCGACTGCAAACTTGTCGGTTGTTTGTGTTGGCTGATGTACAGACCGCCGGGGAGCAGCAACCGCGCGATCTCTTGAAAAACAGGAGCCACGTCGGGGACGTAACATGTGCTGACGGGATGGATGATCAGATCGAAACTGGCCGAATCCAACATCGGCAGATGCTGCATGTTCGCCTGGATCGTGCGGATCGGCAACTGATGCTCCTGCGCCGCTCGGCGATCGAGTTCCAGCATCTCGCCGCTGATATCGACCACCGTCACGTCGGCTCCCGCCTTGGCATACAACGCACTCTGCCGACCGCCGCCGGCCGCCAAGCACAACACTCGCCAACCGGCGATGCTTTTGCCCAGCCAGCCGATTCGATCGACAGTCCCCAGCGGATCGCTCAATTCCGCTTTGGTCGCCGGGCGACATAACGGCTCGCCCGCCAACGCCATCTGATCGTACGCGCGGCGGTTGTGATCGATCGCGGCATCGTGATCGTTTTGCGTCAGCCGGGACTGCGGGTCGGAATTGCTCAATTCAATCAACTTTTCTGGTGCGTGATGCGACGCTGCGCTCAGTTTTGCCCTGATTCGCTGACAAACTGCTCGATTCGAGCGATCACATCTCGGTATGATAGGGAGGCCCCGTTCTTGCGGAACCGATCATTGTCGGATCGATTCCCAAAAACGCAACTTCAAATCCGTTTGCCCTCAAATTCCAACGGAATCCCAACATGACGTACGCTCCACTTTCGACGAGCCGACCGCGCGTCGGCCGCTCTGCGATAATCAGCTGCTGCCTGCTGATGATCCTCGCCTCCTCGGCGATGCTGCAAGCCGCCGACCGTCCGAATATCTTATTCATCATCGCCGACGATCAGTCTCCGTTCGACTTGAAGTCGTACAATCCCGATTCAGCCCTGGAGACTCCCGTCCTGGATCGCTTAGCCGCCGAGGGGATGACGATCGACGGAGCGTATCACATGGGATCGTGGTCGGGCGCAGTCTGCACCCCGTCGCGGCACATGGTGATGTCGGGGCGAACGCTGTGGCATCTACCCGGCCCCAAACCGAACAAGAAGCAAAAAGCGAAAGCGGGAAACAACAAGCCGGTCGGATTCGATCACGCCCCCGCCGATCTGGCGGAGCAAACGATGGCGGCGGTCTTTAACCGCGCCGGGTACGCGACGATGCGAACCTGCAAACGGGGGAACAGTTACGAAGCGGCCAACCGCCAGTTCACGCGGCGGCACGACGCGACGAAACGTGGCGGGACGGCGGAATCCGGCAGCGCGTGGCATGCCGAACAAGTGTTGGACTATCTGAACGATCGCGAATCGGAAAAACAGACCGATCCGTTTCTGATCTACTTTGGTTTTTCGCACCCTCACGACACGCGTGACGGTACTCCCGAACTGTTGTCAAAATATGGAGCGGTCAACCACGCCGATCCCGAAACGCTACCGCCAGCCAGCGAAGATGCACCGCAACTGCCGG from Rosistilla oblonga includes the following:
- a CDS encoding beta-propeller fold lactonase family protein, coding for MQSRSRALLLTLVYLSLAVGCGAAVAARADVIDPSIDRSPVDLALSPDGKWLVTANETSGSVSLIDAAAGRVVDELRIGSHPAHIDFTPDGTTVLATNQWSGELSLLAIRDGKLAAIGSVHVGGHPQGFAIAPDNRTVYVGLTAAAQVAQVDLRSLSVVRRIDVGNWPRYLTLSPDGTRLAVGSSGDAEIEVIDTATAEPLYEEPLANGVNIGHMTPSADGQYAYFTWMIYRTNPITRDNIQRGWILASRIGRVRLDGASYREAISLDVPEMAVADPHGLAISGDGQRLVASSSGTHELLVYRLPDLPFVSTGGPGDLIDRRLQRDRDRFSRIDVGGRPMGLEIASDNQTVYVANYLKNSLQSVDLNTKQVVREIDLGGPSTPSPARQGMAIFYDAQHSLDQWYSCHSCHQNGGINSRPMDTWNDGTEMTLKTVLPLYELTQTGPWTWHGWQEDLDDAMKKSFTVTMQGKQPTQTQTDALIEFLSTMPSPPNPFIGPDGTLSAAAQRGKELFHSSRAACADCHSGPQFTDGEIHDVGTGSKSDHYDGYNTPTLRGTYRKVRWMHSGRAKSLERVLTDLHSPEKVSGLPKLSDDEVDDLIAYLRSL
- a CDS encoding class I SAM-dependent methyltransferase, translating into MSNSDPQSRLTQNDHDAAIDHNRRAYDQMALAGEPLCRPATKAELSDPLGTVDRIGWLGKSIAGWRVLCLAAGGGRQSALYAKAGADVTVVDISGEMLELDRRAAQEHQLPIRTIQANMQHLPMLDSASFDLIIHPVSTCYVPDVAPVFQEIARLLLPGGLYISQHKQPTSLQSTLSPSASGHYAVQHTYYRQQAIPAATEKTHAAKRLREDRAIEYLHRWEQIVGGICRAGMVIEDLVEPMHTKPDAEPGAFAHRASYIAPYVRIKARRKQTAEPRSGLLLPS